The DNA region AAGCAAAAAAATATAAAAGAGTACTTGAAGGAATTGTAGTTTCTGATAAAATGGATAAAACTATAGTTGTAAAAGTTGAAAGTAAACAGAAACACCCCCTTTATGGTAAGACTATAAGTAAGAATAAACGCTATAAAGCTCATGATGAAAAAAATGAATGTTTTGAAGGCGATTTAGTAAGAATAATAGAGTGCAGACCTATTAGTAAAGATAAAAAATTTAGATTAGTAAAAATCGTTAAGAAGTCTGAGCGTGTAGAGAAAGATTCTATGGATAGCGATGTAGAAAGCGTATTAAAACGTGAGAAGCATGCTCCA from Brachyspira pilosicoli P43/6/78 includes:
- the rpsQ gene encoding 30S ribosomal protein S17, with amino-acid sequence MENKAKKYKRVLEGIVVSDKMDKTIVVKVESKQKHPLYGKTISKNKRYKAHDEKNECFEGDLVRIIECRPISKDKKFRLVKIVKKSERVEKDSMDSDVESVLKREKHAPEAAVSSQVEGE